The Chitinophagales bacterium genome includes a region encoding these proteins:
- a CDS encoding phosphoenolpyruvate carboxylase — MINKKQIFDNLVVNQYTIYNNLFTNLPYEKMQNIGMLLPILYNNSQQGFTNHLTPLQIVEDFFTRYTNMNTEEEQINFLFKIIQYIERQVVLFDSIEDAHFKELVQLFNNTTFQDDLNYSHTQHKTKALFDKLANFSVRLVLTAHPTQFYPPYVLHIIQKLRDAVTNNQFTTIDDLLKQLGKTSFFNKKKPTPLDEAKSIIYYLEKVYYDGTVHLFKNINKNNHQKINYNLLQIGFWPGGDRDGNPFVTAQVTAEVAEELRKTLMKCYYQQLKGLREKLTFYLVDDILLNLSNQLYKSMFSNDYLLTFSEILQPLQEAKRVLIELHNGLFIDDLQDLITAVHIFKTHFATLDIRQDSSIHNQLMNLIVEKYNLSKSSYIKINDKEKYKILFDNKLLLDENLFEDEVIKDVVVNIKQLKYIQLMNGEQACNRYIISNATSVFDVLQVYAFFIWCNYTTDEINFDIVPLFETIEGMTNAASILELLFKDKIYKKHLEKRNNTQTIMLGFSDGTKDAGYLRANWDIYKTKEKLTTIARKHNIKIIFFDGRGGPPARGGGKTHRFYAAQGNDIANEAIQLTIQGQTISSMYGHEAQFKYNCEQLITAGLHNELYKDASPTKQQKQLMNELALLSYDKYAALKKHPKFLPYLEKMSALKYYNLTNIGSRPGKRGQAKKLVFSDLRAIAFVSAWSLLKQNVPGYFGIGTAIDTFQKQGKLEELQKLFHQFPFFKTLILNSMMSLSKSNFELTAYMKSDKEFSTFWKILYKEYELSKKMVLLISGYESLMQEEPISKASIAEREKIVLPLITIQQYALQKIHANSKHKSAYEKMVMRSLFGNINASRNSA; from the coding sequence ATGATAAATAAAAAGCAGATATTCGATAATTTAGTAGTTAATCAGTATACTATTTATAATAATTTATTTACTAATTTACCTTACGAAAAAATGCAAAACATAGGAATGTTACTTCCAATTTTGTATAACAACAGTCAACAAGGATTTACTAATCACTTAACACCATTACAAATTGTAGAAGATTTCTTTACTCGATATACCAATATGAATACCGAAGAAGAACAAATTAATTTTTTATTTAAAATTATTCAATATATAGAACGACAAGTTGTTTTGTTTGACAGTATCGAAGATGCACACTTTAAAGAATTGGTACAGTTGTTCAATAATACTACATTTCAAGACGATTTAAACTACAGTCATACTCAGCATAAAACAAAAGCACTATTTGATAAGTTGGCTAACTTTAGTGTTCGTTTGGTGTTAACAGCACATCCAACACAGTTTTATCCACCGTATGTATTACATATTATTCAAAAACTAAGAGATGCAGTAACCAATAATCAATTTACTACAATAGACGATTTGCTAAAGCAACTAGGCAAAACATCTTTCTTTAATAAAAAGAAACCAACACCATTAGATGAAGCCAAAAGTATAATTTATTATCTAGAAAAAGTGTACTACGACGGAACAGTACACTTATTTAAAAATATAAATAAAAATAATCATCAAAAAATAAATTATAATTTATTGCAAATTGGTTTTTGGCCAGGTGGCGACAGAGATGGAAATCCTTTTGTAACAGCACAAGTAACAGCCGAAGTAGCCGAAGAACTTAGAAAAACTTTAATGAAGTGTTACTATCAGCAGTTAAAAGGTTTAAGAGAAAAACTAACTTTTTATTTAGTAGATGATATTTTATTGAACCTAAGTAATCAGTTGTATAAAAGTATGTTTTCGAATGACTACTTATTAACTTTTTCTGAAATTCTTCAACCATTACAAGAAGCAAAAAGAGTATTAATTGAGTTGCACAATGGTTTATTCATTGATGATTTACAAGACTTAATTACAGCAGTACATATTTTTAAAACGCATTTTGCAACACTAGACATTAGACAAGACAGTAGTATTCATAATCAATTGATGAATTTAATTGTAGAAAAATATAATTTATCTAAATCAAGCTACATAAAAATAAATGATAAAGAAAAATATAAAATACTATTTGATAATAAATTATTACTAGATGAAAACTTGTTTGAAGATGAAGTAATTAAAGATGTAGTTGTAAACATCAAGCAACTAAAATACATTCAACTGATGAATGGAGAACAAGCTTGTAATCGATACATTATTAGTAATGCAACTTCTGTGTTTGATGTATTACAAGTCTATGCTTTCTTTATATGGTGCAATTATACTACCGACGAAATTAATTTTGACATAGTACCATTGTTTGAAACAATTGAAGGCATGACCAATGCGGCTTCAATTCTCGAATTATTGTTTAAAGATAAAATATATAAAAAACACTTAGAAAAAAGAAATAATACTCAAACTATAATGCTTGGATTTTCTGACGGTACAAAAGATGCAGGTTATCTTAGAGCCAATTGGGATATTTATAAAACCAAAGAAAAACTGACAACCATAGCAAGAAAGCACAATATAAAAATTATTTTCTTCGATGGAAGAGGTGGTCCACCAGCAAGAGGTGGCGGAAAAACGCATCGCTTTTATGCTGCACAAGGAAATGATATTGCCAATGAAGCCATTCAATTAACCATTCAAGGACAAACTATTTCTAGTATGTATGGTCATGAAGCACAATTTAAATACAATTGCGAACAGCTCATTACAGCAGGTTTGCACAATGAATTGTATAAAGATGCAAGTCCAACAAAACAACAAAAACAATTAATGAACGAATTGGCTTTGTTGAGTTATGACAAATATGCTGCGTTAAAAAAACATCCAAAATTTTTGCCTTATTTAGAAAAAATGAGTGCTTTGAAATATTATAATTTAACTAATATAGGAAGTCGTCCAGGAAAAAGAGGACAAGCTAAAAAATTAGTCTTTTCAGATTTAAGAGCCATTGCTTTTGTAAGTGCTTGGAGTTTATTAAAACAAAATGTACCAGGTTATTTTGGTATTGGCACTGCTATCGATACCTTTCAAAAACAAGGAAAGTTAGAAGAATTACAAAAGTTGTTTCATCAATTTCCATTCTTTAAAACACTTATATTAAATAGTATGATGTCTTTGTCTAAATCAAATTTTGAGTTAACGGCATATATGAAATCAGATAAAGAGTTTAGTACATTCTGGAAAATCTTATATAAAGAATATGAATTAAGCAAGAAAATGGTATTGCTAATTAGTGGCTATGAATCACTAATGCAAGAAGAACCAATTAGCAAAGCATCAATTGCTGAAAGAGAAAAAATTGTATTGCCATTAATTACCATTCAACAATATGCGTTGCAAAAAATTCATGCCAACAGCAAACACAAATC
- a CDS encoding MGMT family protein: protein MNDFYLSVYDVVRKIPKGSVCTYGDIAAYLSTKSAARQVGYAMNKAHTIAPKVPAHRVVNRNGLLTGKNHFEMPTLMQELLESEGVIIKDNQIQNFEQIKWIPLKELA from the coding sequence ATGAACGATTTTTATTTAAGTGTTTACGATGTTGTTAGAAAAATACCAAAAGGTAGCGTTTGTACCTATGGAGATATTGCTGCATATTTAAGCACTAAATCAGCTGCACGGCAAGTTGGCTACGCTATGAATAAAGCTCACACCATTGCACCTAAAGTTCCAGCACATAGAGTAGTCAATAGAAATGGACTGCTTACAGGAAAAAATCATTTTGAAATGCCAACGCTCATGCAAGAACTTTTAGAAAGCGAAGGTGTTATTATTAAAGACAATCAAATACAAAATTTTGAACAAATAAAATGGATACCATTAAAAGAATTAGCTTAA
- a CDS encoding lipoprotein signal peptidase: MSKRTIAILTVFISLLIDQIVKFLVKLNMTLDQEFAYIGNWAKIHFVENEGMAFGLTLGSDWFKLLLTLFRIVAVIGISYYLHLQIKKSASKKALIFCLALILSGAIGNIVDSIFYGAIFSESSFTQVATLFPEGGGYGKLLHGKVVDMFSFSLYKGILPNWIPFKGGTYFEFFAYIFNVADACITVGVFALFLFQKKLFDEN, translated from the coding sequence ATGAGTAAGAGAACAATCGCTATACTTACTGTTTTTATTTCTTTGTTGATTGATCAGATAGTTAAATTCTTGGTTAAACTTAATATGACGCTAGACCAAGAGTTTGCTTATATTGGCAATTGGGCAAAAATTCATTTTGTAGAAAATGAAGGCATGGCTTTTGGTTTAACTTTAGGTAGCGATTGGTTTAAACTCTTGCTAACACTTTTTAGAATAGTTGCCGTTATTGGTATTAGCTATTACTTGCATTTACAAATTAAAAAATCAGCATCAAAGAAAGCACTAATCTTTTGCTTAGCACTGATTTTGTCAGGAGCAATAGGCAATATAGTAGATAGTATTTTTTATGGTGCAATTTTTAGCGAGAGTTCGTTTACTCAAGTAGCCACACTTTTTCCAGAAGGTGGAGGATACGGAAAACTGCTACACGGAAAAGTAGTAGATATGTTTTCATTTTCCTTGTACAAAGGAATATTACCCAACTGGATTCCATTTAAAGGCGGAACTTATTTTGAGTTCTTTGCTTATATATTTAATGTAGCAGATGCTTGCATCACCGTAGGCGTTTTTGCACTATTCCTTTTTCAGAAGAAACTATTTGATGAAAATTAA